In Mercenaria mercenaria strain notata unplaced genomic scaffold, MADL_Memer_1 contig_1797, whole genome shotgun sequence, the DNA window cAGTGTAGTTTTATAAGAAGTTCAGCACTTGGTTGTTCATAGGAACCATtcatgactactctagcggcatgattttggactcgctgtagtttgttgatttggtaggctggaatttcggtaaataaactgttgcagaagtcaatgtgagaatgaaccaatccatgttctaatgattcagttgacttttgtgtgagatgtttccgtatagctctaagtaactgcacatgagctatctgacattttttctggatgtgatggtcaaagttgaggtTATTTGTCATGGAAACACCCAGGTCTCtaacatgatcgacgcattttaggtcacacccaccaacgtttactcTTGTGAAGTTCAGTTTCGCTTACTGTTGTCTGgttccatacataattatttcagttttagactgattcattttcagtttaaaggttgtcatccattttattatttcatggaGACAACTGTcaagttgttgaagaacagttgtctcattttgagaatttcccgcttgaaatTTTAACGCGTTCTTGTGGTAATCCGCGTATCCAAAGAGATCGGCTGGATACTTCTGCACAactcggttgagagccgatatatacagggtaaagatcactggtccggcacaagaaccctgcgggacaccaaacttCAATGGCTCcatgtcagatgctgactgttcaaCTAAGAATTTTATTGTTCTGtccgtgagataagattctatccctTTTAGGGGAGTGCAATGTATACCAAATTAATCTTTAAGGATTTGAATCaatatcgggatatcgatggtatcgaacgctgcactcaagtccatcatgaccacgattgttacttgatttttatacgcccgtctctgaaagagcggggcgtattatgtgaataCCTGTGGCGGGcggcgggcggtcggcgtccaaaagcatgtccgcttcctaagtcaaacatttttatcCGATCTTCTCCAAACTGTAGTGGCattgtttgtgggcataatgtcTTGACCATGTTTGATAACCGGCAAAATCGCCttaggcactcttgagttatggtccttgaattactcgaaatctgcaaatttagccttgtccaacCTCTTagacagttttcatccgatcttcaccaaacttgttgacaatgtttgtgggcataatgtcTTGGTCATGTTTGATAACCGGCAAAATCGCTttaggcactcttgagttatggtccttgaattactcgaaatctgcaaatttagccttgtccgccctattagacagttttcatccgatctttaccaaacttgttgacaatgtttgtgggtataatGTATCTTCGATAACCAGCCCCAGACGCCCTTGGAttattactcgaaaaactgcgaatttagtcTTTCCTCTccctaagtcgaacagttttcatccgatcctacacaaacttgcagataatgtttgtgggcataatacctcggccaagtttgataaccagccaaatcgccccaggcacttttggattacggcccttgaattactcgaaatctgtgaatttagccttctccgctctctaagtcaaacagttttcatccgatcttcaccaaacttgttgacaatgtttgttggaataacatctcggccaagttcgataaccagccaaatcgccccaggcacccTTAGATTATAGCcgttgaattaggccaagttcgatgacgggcgtattttgtgacagtctgtcACTCTTGTTacctatggtttccaaaagatcgttatacattttgaccattgctgtttcaaccccgtgatatttaaaaatttttctataggcactttggtaagctgggaggttAGCATTAATATGCTTATTGATTGGGTtaagtgcagctttttcaagaatttttgagaggaatgttaaatttgacaccggGCGATAATTTTGCAATTATGTAAAGcctagttttgaaaaaaaacattctggACCCGGACTTAAATAAATGATAACAGATGAGGAATTCGAATCTGTCCATTTTGCATACTCAAACTAAACCGAAACCAAAAGAGTTTCTTCCtttcaaaatggcgaccgctAATTTATTGCAAGTATGGGTCCTAGTAAACCTTCATAAGCcctaatataaatacatttatgtcaTCAGAAAAAAGAGGTTATGTACGGGAACGAATATCCGGGTACTCGTTCGGATGGTCGACCGGATATTCGGAAAACAGTTTGGTATTCGTTGACATCCctaataaatatctatatttaacgcgcattaaacactaaatcTTCCACAGCGCTACTGGTAACGATAGCGGAAAACGTTTTTGTTGctgcggcggtccgggttcgattacCGAAACGgtcatttgttttctttatgttgGCTTTTTAAAactagtttagaaacaaaatctcatattctaatcttcataatatgaccaaatttcaattgaaaagaaaaatcGTTATAGCCAaagtctggaggtcagtgcctttaattatATTTATGCAAAATGTAACTTTTTGTAGATACTTGATTACAACATTTGAACCCTCTGTGAGATCATCATGAAATAGACTAGATTTCAACGACTAAATGTCTGAACACTAGTCTAAAATCTTATCAATATACGGTTCTATTTTTATAACAGACATGTAATTCTGTCATTATGCAGCACAATTTCCAATGTCATTTGTTAGCGTTAAACGAAATttatgtcatatttttcttaacatttagaatacttattattttttcagtaaatatagCGCTTTACAAACCTACTTTTCAAGATGATACACTGCACTACCCTGCAACTAACCAGAACGCCATCTGGTCATCAGAACATGCCGTTGACGGGAAGAAAAATTGTGTACAACCAGCAACATACAATGATTACAGCGCAACAGCTGTTAAGGCAGAGCCTTGGTGGCAGGTTGATCTAGGCGGTCTTTACAATATAAAAAAGGTCATGGTTTATGGACAACCCGAAAAAAATCCAAGTATGTATCAATCTAGTGTCAAtaattgtatttactttttacaggtAGTAAGGAAATGGGTAGAAACATAGCTCTTACAGAAAAATGGCTGTTCTTTATATAAGGCAAACCAGTTCTCGCCGTGCTTCACAAAGAATCGTTTTGTTACTATTTCAAGTGTAGGATAAAGAGATCAGTTTTATTGCAAATAGGGTGATGTCACATTTATTTATcgtttttaaatgaagattatgGTCCGAAAAGTACAGTAATAAtattagtaagtaagtaagtaagtaagtaagtaagcaaAACTAATCTTCCATGGGACCCTCTTACGACTATAATGAACAGTATTATCGTCATAGTAACAAATATTCAACAGAAATCaaagaagaaattatatatgcataaaacaaAAAACGTGAAATGTCGGtagcattaaaatccattcatctATCGAtacattttatacagttaaatttaaagcagcatgcctccagatttggctaaaaaataatcttgcattcaaattgaagtttggtcatattatgaacattagaatatgaatttttgtttctaaaatattttaaaagtttcagatcaagaaaaaaagatgaccgcgtcgggaatcgaaccccggaccgctgcgataataaagacattttcccgtcgtcgtaaccaatagcgctatagatgaagtagtgaataatgacttcgaactatagatatttataatcgagacagtttacctggagtaaaagcgtgacaaacgcttttctattttcatcgtaaaaagtagtgaaaacagcaaattttcatgtgtttccgtaatataaattctgtcagtaattaaagcctttttaagaaatatagcacttatttcaagatatctgaaacaaaatattgttttttgttgtcgaacgatctggaggcatgccgctttaaaacATGGCAATGATTTCTATTGGCAAACAATTCCATACAATTGGCCCTGAGTATAAAAGACttcctttaaatatttcacagtttgtttttggtataaaaaattaaaatttttattagaatattttattttcatttatttttgtctcattcatttacaaacataaaaatttacatacaacataaaacaattgtaaatgaccgttctaactAGAACTCCAAGAGACAATatacagtttcaaatttaaaacataaaataaaacttacaaattCATATTAAGAATTAGAATATAAAAACATGCGTACTATATTCGATAtcatttatgaatgaaatatatctggtatgaAAGTACATAAAAATTGACAGTAACCGAGTGACTACATGAACACATATACGGATGTTGAGCgagtacatgaatgcacaaaTGTTGAGTAACTTACTGAGTTAATGatttgtggattttgaaattcatgcatttgcaagtgcattttttttttataattgtataGTACCTATACTatcaatttaaatttacaaatgcattcctaattacacgtgcatattgcacgtgttttgtacatgaaagacggaacatttaggaataatgaaaacaataagacaatgAACAAACACAGGAATGCTTGTTGTCTTTCATTGAATTAAATTCATTTGTCATCTTTTCCcagcaaacatttttttctattcattagacgggcgcttgtgcttttgatttttaatgtgtttttgtatttttctatgatttctatgagaaCTTCTTTTTCGAAAGTAGTGTAATTTGGCGTGGGCTTTGACATGGCCATGCTAAATCAACAAagtaacatgttttatatatgtaaaaatacagcgaAAAGGTCCGGTAACTGTATCTACATACTcatatggccagtttttcaactattaagtaatgacttaagctctgacttatgccgtgtcggatatatttacaacgattaagtcagcacgtgaataacgggactcgacaaaagttaaaccttcgattggatttttctactttgagcggtgtcagcaatggcttatctttctattgttgttttaaacctggggcataggtggtttaagaaaagatggaggcggaATACTTATGGCCGGTTGCAGGACAGATCGTCCGATAACTCGCGGATCAACCC includes these proteins:
- the LOC128551882 gene encoding uncharacterized protein LOC128551882 codes for the protein MDKFVKICSFLILTCGVVANSQKLVNIALYKPTFQDDTLHYPATNQNAIWSSEHAVDGKKNCVQPATYNDYSATAVKAEPWWQVDLGGLYNIKKVMVYGQPEKNPSSKEMGRNIALTEKWLFFI